The Astatotilapia calliptera chromosome 14, fAstCal1.2, whole genome shotgun sequence genome includes a region encoding these proteins:
- the trpc4b gene encoding short transient receptor potential channel 4b isoform X1, producing the protein MSQLYYKKADSSTYRDRIPLRIVRAESELSALERAYLGAVEKGDYASVKQALEEAEIYFRININCVDPLGRTALLIAIENENLEIIELLLSYNVHVGDALLHAIRKEVVGAVELLLNHKKPRGEKQVPSALLDKQFSDFTPDITPIILAAQTNNYEIIKLLLQRGVSIPQPHAIRCNCMECVSSSDVDVLRHSRSRLNIYKALASPSLIALSSEDPFLTAFQLSWELKELSTVENEFKSEYEELSRTCKQFAKDLLDQTRSSRELEVILNYRDNINPLLDENINELARLKLAIKYSQKEFVAQPNCQQLLASRWYDEFPGWRRRHWAVKLITCIFIGFAFPLLSIFYLIAPKSRYGLFIRKPFIKFICHTASYLTFLFLLFLASQHLQSDDRLEHRQGPPPTIVEWIILPWVLGFLWAEIKQMWDSGFEDYIDDWWNLMDFIMNSLYLATISLKIVAYIKYSAKCQLRDTWETWHPTLVAEALFSIANIFSSLRLISLFTANSHLGPLQISLGRMLLDILKFLFIYCLVLLAFANGLNQLYFYYETNNGTCKGIRCNQQNNAFSTLFETLQSLFWSIFGLINLYVTNVEPDHTFTEFVGSTMFGTYNIISLVVLLNMLIAMMNNSYQHIADHADIEWKFARTKLWMSYFEEGGTLPSPFNLIPSPKSVYYLIGWIKTHLFRRPSTKRLETFETLGRRAAENVKLSHEYQEVLKNLMKRYVAAMIRDAKTEQGLTEENFKELKQDISSFRFEVLGMMKGKPGLAGNIASTTLAYPGNPFKYSPKFPTDESQQNQDIFDMFTATTNTTNTTLQPAKITRSACFNSQTSGSVILSTAGQTQKEAAKEDSNPGSLHKRKKLPSLKCDEICSLPEEEMLGTDEEMQGKHQTEDIIVDVSQTDEKEFKDIKPSCKELDKDGPTKYNN; encoded by the exons ATGTCTCAGCTGTACTATAAGAAAGCTGACAGCTCCACGTACAGGGACCGCATCCCTCTGCGGATCGTGCGGGCAGAATCGGAGCTCTCTGCTCTGGAGCGGGCCTACCTGGGGGCTGTAGAGAAGGGGGACTACGCCAGCGTGAAGCAAGCTCTGGAAGAGGCTGAGATCTACTTCAGGATCAATATCAACTGTGTGGACCCCCTGGGACGCACAGCTCTGCTCATTGCTATTGAAAACGAGAACCTGGAGATTATTGAGCTGCTCCTCAGCTATAATGTACACGTGGGTGATGCCCTGCTACATGCCATCCGTAAAGAGGTAGTGGGGGCCGTTGAGCTGCTGCTCAACCACAAGAAGCCACGTGGGGAAAAGCAG GTTCCATCGGCTCTGCTGGACAAACAGTTTTCAGACTTCACCCCAGACATTACTCCGATCATCCTGGCAGCTCAAACTAACAACTATGAGATCATCAAACTGCTCTTGCAGCGAGGGGTTTCTATACCCCAGCCACACGCTATACGTTGCAACTGTATGGAGTGTGTGTCCAGTTCAGACGTGGATGTCCTGCGTCACTCCCGTTCTCGTCTAAACATCTACAAGGCCCTTGCCAGCCCGTCACTCATTGCCCTCTCAAGTGAGGATCCTTTCCTCACGGCATTTCAGCTTAGCTGGGAGCTGAAGGAGCTCAGCACGGTGGAGAACGAATTTAAATCAGAGTATGAAGAGCTGTCCCGTACATGTAAACAATTTGCAAAGGACCTCTTGGACCAGACTCGTAGTTCCAGAGAGCTGGAAGTAATCCTCAATTACCGTGACAACATCAACCCATTGCTGGATGAGAACATTAATGAGCTTGCCCGACTGAAACTGGCTATCAAATATTCCCAGAAAGAG TTTGTTGCTCAGCCCAACTGCCAGCAGCTGCTGGCGTCTCGCTGGTATGATGAATTCCCAGGCTGGAGGAGGCGTCACTGGGCAGTAAAGCTCATCACTTGTATCTTCATTGGCTTTGCGTTTCCACTGTTATCCATCTTCTACCTGATCGCTCCAAAGAGCCGCTATGGCTTATTCATCCGTAAGCCTTTCATCAAGTTCATCTGTCACACTGCTTCCTACCTGACCTTCCTCTTCCTGCTCTTCTTGGCCTCGCAGCATCTACAGAGTGATGATCGGTTGGAACACCGTCAGGGCCCACCACCCACCATTGTGGAATGGATAATCCTGCCCTGGGTGCTTG GCTTTTTATGGGCTGAGATCAAACAGATGTGGGATAGTGGTTTTGAGGACTACATAGATGACTGGTGGAACCTGATGGATTTCATAATGAACTCTTTGTATCTTGCAACAATTTCACTGAAGATTGTTGCCTATATTAAG tatAGTGCAAAGTGCCAGTTGAGAGACACCTGGGAAACGTGGCACCCAACATTGGTGGCAGAGGCATTGTTTTCCATCGCCAACATTTTCAGCTCCTTGCGTCTCATCAGTCTTTTCACTGCCAACTCCCATTTGGGGCCTTTACAGATTTCATTGGGCCGCATGCTTCTGGACATACTTAAATTTCTCTTCATCTACTGTCTAGTGCTGCTAGCATTTGCCAATGGCCTCAACCAGCTCTATTTTTACTATGAAACAAATAATGGGACTTGCAAGGGCATCCGCTGTAATCAGCAAAACAACGCTTTCTCCAC GCTATTCGAAACACTGCAGTCATTATTTTGGTCTATCTTTGGGCTGATTAACCTGTACGTGACGAACGTGGAGCCGGACCATACATTCACAGAATTTGTCGGCTCTACCATGTTTGGCACCTATAATATCATCTCCCTGGTAGTGCTTCTAAACATGCTAATTGCAATGATGAACAACTCATACCAGCACATTGCT gATCATGCAGACATAGAGTGGAAATTTGCACGAACAAAATTATGGATGAGCTATTTTGAAGAAGGGGGAACTTTGCCATCTCCATTCAATTTAATACCCAGTCCAAAGTCAGTTTATTATCTAATTGGAtggataaaaacacatttgtttaggAGACCAAGCACAAAACGTCTTGAAACCTTTGAAACTTTGGGG AGACGTgcagctgaaaatgtaaaattaagcCATGAGTATCAG GAGGTTTTGAAGAACCTCATGAAACGATATGTGGCTGCAATGATTAGAGATGCCAAGACAGAGCAGGGGTTGACAGAGGAAAATTTCAAG GAGCTCAAACAGGATATCTCCAGCTTTCGCTTTGAAGTTCTGGGAATGATGAAAGGTAAACCTGGGCTAGCAGGTAATATTGCAAGTACCACCTTGGCTTACCCTGGAAATCCATTCAAATATTCTCCTAAATTCCCTACTGATGAGTCTCAACAGAACCAGGACATCTTTGATATGTTCACTGCCACTACCAACACTACCAACACCACCCTACAACCTGCCAAAATCACCAGGTCTGCTTGCTTTAATAGCCAAACCAGTGGTTCAGTTATTTTGTCTACTGCAGGACAGACTCAAAAAGAGGCTGCCAAAGAAGATTCAAACCCTGGATCCCttcacaaaaggaaaaaactcccttctCTGAAATGTGATGAAATATGTTCATTGCCAGAGGAAGAAATGTTGGGTACTGATGAAGAAATGCAAGGAAAACATCAGACTGAGGACATAATTGTGGACGTTTCACAGACTGATGAGAAGGAATTCAAGGACATTAAACCTTCTTGCAAAGAACTTGATAAGGATGGGCCGACAAAATATAACAATTAA
- the trpc4b gene encoding short transient receptor potential channel 4b isoform X2, protein MSQLYYKKADSSTYRDRIPLRIVRAESELSALERAYLGAVEKGDYASVKQALEEAEIYFRININCVDPLGRTALLIAIENENLEIIELLLSYNVHVGDALLHAIRKEVVGAVELLLNHKKPRGEKQVPSALLDKQFSDFTPDITPIILAAQTNNYEIIKLLLQRGVSIPQPHAIRCNCMECVSSSDVDVLRHSRSRLNIYKALASPSLIALSSEDPFLTAFQLSWELKELSTVENEFKSEYEELSRTCKQFAKDLLDQTRSSRELEVILNYRDNINPLLDENINELARLKLAIKYSQKEFVAQPNCQQLLASRWYDEFPGWRRRHWAVKLITCIFIGFAFPLLSIFYLIAPKSRYGLFIRKPFIKFICHTASYLTFLFLLFLASQHLQSDDRLEHRQGPPPTIVEWIILPWVLGFLWAEIKQMWDSGFEDYIDDWWNLMDFIMNSLYLATISLKIVAYIKYSAKCQLRDTWETWHPTLVAEALFSIANIFSSLRLISLFTANSHLGPLQISLGRMLLDILKFLFIYCLVLLAFANGLNQLYFYYETNNGTCKGIRCNQQNNAFSTLFETLQSLFWSIFGLINLYVTNVEPDHTFTEFVGSTMFGTYNIISLVVLLNMLIAMMNNSYQHIADHADIEWKFARTKLWMSYFEEGGTLPSPFNLIPSPKSVYYLIGWIKTHLFRRPSTKRLETFETLGRRAAENVKLSHEYQEVLKNLMKRYVAAMIRDAKTEQGLTEENFKELKQDISSFRFEVLGMMKGQTQKEAAKEDSNPGSLHKRKKLPSLKCDEICSLPEEEMLGTDEEMQGKHQTEDIIVDVSQTDEKEFKDIKPSCKELDKDGPTKYNN, encoded by the exons ATGTCTCAGCTGTACTATAAGAAAGCTGACAGCTCCACGTACAGGGACCGCATCCCTCTGCGGATCGTGCGGGCAGAATCGGAGCTCTCTGCTCTGGAGCGGGCCTACCTGGGGGCTGTAGAGAAGGGGGACTACGCCAGCGTGAAGCAAGCTCTGGAAGAGGCTGAGATCTACTTCAGGATCAATATCAACTGTGTGGACCCCCTGGGACGCACAGCTCTGCTCATTGCTATTGAAAACGAGAACCTGGAGATTATTGAGCTGCTCCTCAGCTATAATGTACACGTGGGTGATGCCCTGCTACATGCCATCCGTAAAGAGGTAGTGGGGGCCGTTGAGCTGCTGCTCAACCACAAGAAGCCACGTGGGGAAAAGCAG GTTCCATCGGCTCTGCTGGACAAACAGTTTTCAGACTTCACCCCAGACATTACTCCGATCATCCTGGCAGCTCAAACTAACAACTATGAGATCATCAAACTGCTCTTGCAGCGAGGGGTTTCTATACCCCAGCCACACGCTATACGTTGCAACTGTATGGAGTGTGTGTCCAGTTCAGACGTGGATGTCCTGCGTCACTCCCGTTCTCGTCTAAACATCTACAAGGCCCTTGCCAGCCCGTCACTCATTGCCCTCTCAAGTGAGGATCCTTTCCTCACGGCATTTCAGCTTAGCTGGGAGCTGAAGGAGCTCAGCACGGTGGAGAACGAATTTAAATCAGAGTATGAAGAGCTGTCCCGTACATGTAAACAATTTGCAAAGGACCTCTTGGACCAGACTCGTAGTTCCAGAGAGCTGGAAGTAATCCTCAATTACCGTGACAACATCAACCCATTGCTGGATGAGAACATTAATGAGCTTGCCCGACTGAAACTGGCTATCAAATATTCCCAGAAAGAG TTTGTTGCTCAGCCCAACTGCCAGCAGCTGCTGGCGTCTCGCTGGTATGATGAATTCCCAGGCTGGAGGAGGCGTCACTGGGCAGTAAAGCTCATCACTTGTATCTTCATTGGCTTTGCGTTTCCACTGTTATCCATCTTCTACCTGATCGCTCCAAAGAGCCGCTATGGCTTATTCATCCGTAAGCCTTTCATCAAGTTCATCTGTCACACTGCTTCCTACCTGACCTTCCTCTTCCTGCTCTTCTTGGCCTCGCAGCATCTACAGAGTGATGATCGGTTGGAACACCGTCAGGGCCCACCACCCACCATTGTGGAATGGATAATCCTGCCCTGGGTGCTTG GCTTTTTATGGGCTGAGATCAAACAGATGTGGGATAGTGGTTTTGAGGACTACATAGATGACTGGTGGAACCTGATGGATTTCATAATGAACTCTTTGTATCTTGCAACAATTTCACTGAAGATTGTTGCCTATATTAAG tatAGTGCAAAGTGCCAGTTGAGAGACACCTGGGAAACGTGGCACCCAACATTGGTGGCAGAGGCATTGTTTTCCATCGCCAACATTTTCAGCTCCTTGCGTCTCATCAGTCTTTTCACTGCCAACTCCCATTTGGGGCCTTTACAGATTTCATTGGGCCGCATGCTTCTGGACATACTTAAATTTCTCTTCATCTACTGTCTAGTGCTGCTAGCATTTGCCAATGGCCTCAACCAGCTCTATTTTTACTATGAAACAAATAATGGGACTTGCAAGGGCATCCGCTGTAATCAGCAAAACAACGCTTTCTCCAC GCTATTCGAAACACTGCAGTCATTATTTTGGTCTATCTTTGGGCTGATTAACCTGTACGTGACGAACGTGGAGCCGGACCATACATTCACAGAATTTGTCGGCTCTACCATGTTTGGCACCTATAATATCATCTCCCTGGTAGTGCTTCTAAACATGCTAATTGCAATGATGAACAACTCATACCAGCACATTGCT gATCATGCAGACATAGAGTGGAAATTTGCACGAACAAAATTATGGATGAGCTATTTTGAAGAAGGGGGAACTTTGCCATCTCCATTCAATTTAATACCCAGTCCAAAGTCAGTTTATTATCTAATTGGAtggataaaaacacatttgtttaggAGACCAAGCACAAAACGTCTTGAAACCTTTGAAACTTTGGGG AGACGTgcagctgaaaatgtaaaattaagcCATGAGTATCAG GAGGTTTTGAAGAACCTCATGAAACGATATGTGGCTGCAATGATTAGAGATGCCAAGACAGAGCAGGGGTTGACAGAGGAAAATTTCAAG GAGCTCAAACAGGATATCTCCAGCTTTCGCTTTGAAGTTCTGGGAATGATGAAAG GACAGACTCAAAAAGAGGCTGCCAAAGAAGATTCAAACCCTGGATCCCttcacaaaaggaaaaaactcccttctCTGAAATGTGATGAAATATGTTCATTGCCAGAGGAAGAAATGTTGGGTACTGATGAAGAAATGCAAGGAAAACATCAGACTGAGGACATAATTGTGGACGTTTCACAGACTGATGAGAAGGAATTCAAGGACATTAAACCTTCTTGCAAAGAACTTGATAAGGATGGGCCGACAAAATATAACAATTAA
- the trpc4b gene encoding short transient receptor potential channel 4b isoform X3 translates to MSQLYYKKADSSTYRDRIPLRIVRAESELSALERAYLGAVEKGDYASVKQALEEAEIYFRININCVDPLGRTALLIAIENENLEIIELLLSYNVHVGDALLHAIRKEVVGAVELLLNHKKPRGEKQVPSALLDKQFSDFTPDITPIILAAQTNNYEIIKLLLQRGVSIPQPHAIRCNCMECVSSSDVDVLRHSRSRLNIYKALASPSLIALSSEDPFLTAFQLSWELKELSTVENEFKSEYEELSRTCKQFAKDLLDQTRSSRELEVILNYRDNINPLLDENINELARLKLAIKYSQKEFVAQPNCQQLLASRWYDEFPGWRRRHWAVKLITCIFIGFAFPLLSIFYLIAPKSRYGLFIRKPFIKFICHTASYLTFLFLLFLASQHLQSDDRLEHRQGPPPTIVEWIILPWVLGFLWAEIKQMWDSGFEDYIDDWWNLMDFIMNSLYLATISLKIVAYIKYSAKCQLRDTWETWHPTLVAEALFSIANIFSSLRLISLFTANSHLGPLQISLGRMLLDILKFLFIYCLVLLAFANGLNQLYFYYETNNGTCKGIRCNQQNNAFSTLFETLQSLFWSIFGLINLYVTNVEPDHTFTEFVGSTMFGTYNIISLVVLLNMLIAMMNNSYQHIADHADIEWKFARTKLWMSYFEEGGTLPSPFNLIPSPKSVYYLIGWIKTHLFRRPSTKRLETFETLGRRAAENVKLSHEYQEVLKNLMKRYVAAMIRDAKTEQGLTEENFKIPNN, encoded by the exons ATGTCTCAGCTGTACTATAAGAAAGCTGACAGCTCCACGTACAGGGACCGCATCCCTCTGCGGATCGTGCGGGCAGAATCGGAGCTCTCTGCTCTGGAGCGGGCCTACCTGGGGGCTGTAGAGAAGGGGGACTACGCCAGCGTGAAGCAAGCTCTGGAAGAGGCTGAGATCTACTTCAGGATCAATATCAACTGTGTGGACCCCCTGGGACGCACAGCTCTGCTCATTGCTATTGAAAACGAGAACCTGGAGATTATTGAGCTGCTCCTCAGCTATAATGTACACGTGGGTGATGCCCTGCTACATGCCATCCGTAAAGAGGTAGTGGGGGCCGTTGAGCTGCTGCTCAACCACAAGAAGCCACGTGGGGAAAAGCAG GTTCCATCGGCTCTGCTGGACAAACAGTTTTCAGACTTCACCCCAGACATTACTCCGATCATCCTGGCAGCTCAAACTAACAACTATGAGATCATCAAACTGCTCTTGCAGCGAGGGGTTTCTATACCCCAGCCACACGCTATACGTTGCAACTGTATGGAGTGTGTGTCCAGTTCAGACGTGGATGTCCTGCGTCACTCCCGTTCTCGTCTAAACATCTACAAGGCCCTTGCCAGCCCGTCACTCATTGCCCTCTCAAGTGAGGATCCTTTCCTCACGGCATTTCAGCTTAGCTGGGAGCTGAAGGAGCTCAGCACGGTGGAGAACGAATTTAAATCAGAGTATGAAGAGCTGTCCCGTACATGTAAACAATTTGCAAAGGACCTCTTGGACCAGACTCGTAGTTCCAGAGAGCTGGAAGTAATCCTCAATTACCGTGACAACATCAACCCATTGCTGGATGAGAACATTAATGAGCTTGCCCGACTGAAACTGGCTATCAAATATTCCCAGAAAGAG TTTGTTGCTCAGCCCAACTGCCAGCAGCTGCTGGCGTCTCGCTGGTATGATGAATTCCCAGGCTGGAGGAGGCGTCACTGGGCAGTAAAGCTCATCACTTGTATCTTCATTGGCTTTGCGTTTCCACTGTTATCCATCTTCTACCTGATCGCTCCAAAGAGCCGCTATGGCTTATTCATCCGTAAGCCTTTCATCAAGTTCATCTGTCACACTGCTTCCTACCTGACCTTCCTCTTCCTGCTCTTCTTGGCCTCGCAGCATCTACAGAGTGATGATCGGTTGGAACACCGTCAGGGCCCACCACCCACCATTGTGGAATGGATAATCCTGCCCTGGGTGCTTG GCTTTTTATGGGCTGAGATCAAACAGATGTGGGATAGTGGTTTTGAGGACTACATAGATGACTGGTGGAACCTGATGGATTTCATAATGAACTCTTTGTATCTTGCAACAATTTCACTGAAGATTGTTGCCTATATTAAG tatAGTGCAAAGTGCCAGTTGAGAGACACCTGGGAAACGTGGCACCCAACATTGGTGGCAGAGGCATTGTTTTCCATCGCCAACATTTTCAGCTCCTTGCGTCTCATCAGTCTTTTCACTGCCAACTCCCATTTGGGGCCTTTACAGATTTCATTGGGCCGCATGCTTCTGGACATACTTAAATTTCTCTTCATCTACTGTCTAGTGCTGCTAGCATTTGCCAATGGCCTCAACCAGCTCTATTTTTACTATGAAACAAATAATGGGACTTGCAAGGGCATCCGCTGTAATCAGCAAAACAACGCTTTCTCCAC GCTATTCGAAACACTGCAGTCATTATTTTGGTCTATCTTTGGGCTGATTAACCTGTACGTGACGAACGTGGAGCCGGACCATACATTCACAGAATTTGTCGGCTCTACCATGTTTGGCACCTATAATATCATCTCCCTGGTAGTGCTTCTAAACATGCTAATTGCAATGATGAACAACTCATACCAGCACATTGCT gATCATGCAGACATAGAGTGGAAATTTGCACGAACAAAATTATGGATGAGCTATTTTGAAGAAGGGGGAACTTTGCCATCTCCATTCAATTTAATACCCAGTCCAAAGTCAGTTTATTATCTAATTGGAtggataaaaacacatttgtttaggAGACCAAGCACAAAACGTCTTGAAACCTTTGAAACTTTGGGG AGACGTgcagctgaaaatgtaaaattaagcCATGAGTATCAG GAGGTTTTGAAGAACCTCATGAAACGATATGTGGCTGCAATGATTAGAGATGCCAAGACAGAGCAGGGGTTGACAGAGGAAAATTTCAAG ATTCCCAATAATTGA